A stretch of Apostichopus japonicus isolate 1M-3 chromosome 9, ASM3797524v1, whole genome shotgun sequence DNA encodes these proteins:
- the LOC139973118 gene encoding D-aspartate oxidase-like codes for MQSLRRPVTLGFYLIARWQKDNALHLLAVTKNGIPISTHSRRNIFESTDMNRTRICVIGAGVIGLATAVQILDKYGSHVHVTVMSEKFSPNTTSDGSAGFWEPYLVGDTPKESINKWSKSTYDYLNRIIMSEDADEAGVETVHAYNFFPRYTDDPSWKHVTFGFRHATRPELDVYAPQAKHGWFYSSIMCGCVRYLPWLEKKIRNRGGVLVKRKVENLSQLAGHYDIIVNCSGLGSYHLIDDKSMAPIQGQVMRVTNTTARLAMLYFTDDCESAHTYIFPWRDICILGGTAVKGNWNDEPNPKTRNEIMQRCCKLVPSLKNATVLAEWTGLRPWRSKGVRLERETRYFGATKTYIVHNYGHSGGGVTMHWGCAEDATDLVGQCLQDLPKHKL; via the exons ATGCAAAGTCTGAGGAGACCTGTAACACTTGGTTTCTACCTCATTGCAAGGTGGCAAAAGGATAATGCTCTACATCTGCTAGCGGTGACGAAGAACGGAATTCCTATATCGACACATTCTCGACGAAATATA TTTGAATCAACTGACATGAATAGGACAAGGATATGTGTGATTGGGGCAGGTGTCATCGGGCTGGCCACCGCTGTTCAGATACTTGATAAATATGGTTCACATGTGCATGTTACGGTGATGTCAGAAAAGTTTTCTCCGAACACGACCAGCGATGGATCAGCGGGTTTTTGGGAACCATACTTAGTTGGTGATACTCCAAAAGAATCGATTAA TAAATGGTCCAAGTCGACTTACGACTATCTCAACAGAATCATCATGAGTGAGGATGCAGACGAGGCTGGTGTGGAAACTGTACACGCGTACAATTTCTTTCCACGATACACC GATGATCCTTCATGGAAACATGTTACTTTTGGCTTCAGACATGCCACAAGACCAGAACTGGACGTCTATGCCCCTCAAGCCAA GCATGGATGGTTTTATTCTTCAATCATGTGTGGCTGTGTTCGGTATCTTCCATGGCTGGAGAAAAA aATACGAAACAGAGGTGGAGTCCTGGTCAAGAGGAAAGTGGAAAATCTATCACAG CTAGCTGGCCATTATGACATCATCGTCAATTGCTCTGGACTTGGCTCTTATCACCTGATTGATGACAAGTCTATGGCACCTATCCAAGGACAAGTCATGAGG GTTACGAATACCACTGCCCGGCTAGCTATGTTATATTTCACAGATGACTGTGAGTCTGCTCATACTTACATTTTCCCATG GAGAGATATTTGCATTCTGGGAGGTACAGCAGTGAAAGGAAATTGGAACGATGAACCTAATCCAAAGACTCGAAACGAAATCATGCAAAGGTGCTGTAAATTGGTTCCGAGTCTCAAG AATGCCACAGTCCTTGCAGAATGGACAGGCTTGAGACCGTGGAGGTCCAAAGGTGTTCGTTTGGAGAGAGAGACTAGGTACTTTGGTGCCACCAAGACGTAT ATCGTCCACAACTATGGACATAGTG